The following coding sequences lie in one Apium graveolens cultivar Ventura chromosome 3, ASM990537v1, whole genome shotgun sequence genomic window:
- the LOC141711375 gene encoding GATA transcription factor 19-like, whose protein sequence is MAAPIEARPYNPHMQIDDDVDDDVEFEQEEAGFDEDYIDDDVDNCHVPPQRHEQQNYSSSYNVNGGSSRGGGVIKSRTSELSVAFEGEVYVFPAVTPEKVQAVLLLLGTPDIPIGVAPDVSFVPNNRVVDDSPIRSNLSRRIASLVRFREKRKERCFDKRIRYTVRKEVAQRMHRKNGQFASLKEGCGSSNLDSERISPQGDGARHSEALNLRRCHHCGVSESSTPAMRRGPAGPRTLCNACGLMWANKGTLRDLRKGSRNHPVDQVERGTPREIKPLPLEDRSYDGHLNDTVIPEDPSNAIVEETSHQSVDPDKQFSDAAEAFPENLAIGIGSPSGTLDQDTLVDFANTSEAEMDIPTDFV, encoded by the exons ATGGCGGCGCCAATTGAAGCTCGTCCGTACAATCCTCATATGCAAATTGATGATGACGTGGACGATGACGTGGAGTTTGAACAAGAAGAAGCTGGTTTCGATGAGGATTATATCGATGATGACGTGGATAATTGTCATGTGCCGCCACAGCGCCATGAGCAACAGAATTATAGCAGTAGTTATAATGTTAATGGCGGTAGTAGCAGAGGTGGTGGTGTGATTAAGTCGAGGACTAGTGAGCTGAGTGTTGCTTTCGAAGGCGAGGTTTATGTTTTTCCGGCTGTTACTCCTGAGAAG GTGCAAGCTGTGCTCTTGCTTTTAGGGACACCTGATATTCCTATTGGAGTAGCCCCTGATGTTTCTTTTGTTCCAAACAACAGG GTCGTGGATGATTCACCAATACGTTCAAATCTTTCACGGAGAATAGCATCTCTAGTTAGGTTCCGTGAAAAACGGAAAGAGAGATGCTTTGACAAAAGGATAAGATACACAGTCCGGAAAGAGGTTGCTCAGAG GATGCACCGTAAAAATGGGCAATTTGCATCACTAAAAGAAGGTTGTGGGTCTTCAAACTTGGATTCTGAAAGGATTTCACCCCAAGGAGATGGTGCACGTCATTCAGAAGCTTT AAATCTCCGGAGGTGTCATCACTGTGGTGTTAGTGAAAGTTCTACTCCTGCTATGCGCCGTGGACCCGCCGGACCAAGGACATTGTGCAATGCATGTGGTCTTATGTGGGCCAATAAG GGAACATTAAGAGATCTTCGCAAAGGGAGTAGGAATCATCCGGTTGATCAAGTCGAACGG GGAACACCTAGGGAGATTAAGCCATTACCTCTTGAAGACCGGAGTTATGATGGACACCTTAATGATACA GTTATTCCAGAAGATCCTTCCAACGCTATTGTCGAAGAAACTAGTCATCAATCTGTCGACCCGGATAAA CAATTTTCGGACGCGGCTGAAGCGTTTCCCGAAAATTTGGCTATTGGCATTGGCAGTCCCTCAGGCACCCTTGATCAG GATACCCTTGTTGACTTTGCAAATACTTCCGAAGCAGAGATGGATATACCTACTGACTTTGTTTAG